A genomic region of uncultured Paludibaculum sp. contains the following coding sequences:
- a CDS encoding CHASE2 domain-containing protein: MRGFAAGAVAVLSVVGLFLVRPEPVVYLDHKVCDMLTGWVGPGRPSGRVVVVEIDEKSLTQYGRWPWSREILARLTTRLLDSGSATVVFDMMFPEEDGRAPGAPSGAVDSGRSTNDVLFADALSGRPAVVGYTMRFDGGAVDLSSCHLQSLPLVVLGPKESADAASFRAAGAVCSVPQISQAAAGKGFLNAAPDSDGKLRRIPLLMEHDQRYYPSLALAALNVYRHASTMGLATDAFGASELRMDDRAVPMEGQGFLRLRFRGAGRTFPHVSVADVLANRVPDGMLRGQIAIIGGSALGLQNTSVTPVDALFPAVEIQATAIDNLLQGDSFRRPGEAQSLELALALLAGLAATYLLASLRSLWGALITLFAVAGAWIGCVLLLLATGNLISPLPVSTALIGTVSVLTIVNYRLEKRRADWTQQRLASTTERSRDELRQSENRYQQLVENVNDAIIMVDLESRLSFANRRFLELFGLEHSEIHNVHLEDHVAQEWCSELREKYDRLFRGDSSHEQIEYEGVRPDGTRIWIEALVTVVHVHGRISGAQAALRDVTERKRIEAQYLQAQRMESVGRLAGSVAHDFNNLLTVINGYSELLLQSLGAGDPSRESVEQIRVAGERATELTQKLLAFSRKQPAQLKVLDLNVEVADTKNMVGRLMGEDIGLTTVLSPKPGYVMADPTQLHQVLMNLLVNARDSMPQGGEVVIETRNIDVDGDFAGPPAGLAPGSYVYLAVSDTGTGMTEQVKQHMFEPFFTTKAPGKGTGLGLATIHSIIQKHGGGIGVRSELGKGSSFQIYLPRVDAGLAVQSSVSGPVAAPRGSQTVLVVDDQDSVRQLVSSILMSHGYHVLQASSGPAALALAAEYSETIHLLLTDVVMPQMSGRVLVDTLTAVRPAMKVLYMSGYSGETVDSHGVLLAGLEYLAKPFTPAALAEKVRATLSRDEAPGSSLAASSGGN, from the coding sequence ATGCGGGGCTTTGCCGCCGGTGCAGTGGCTGTATTGAGCGTGGTTGGCCTCTTTCTTGTGCGGCCAGAGCCTGTTGTGTACCTGGATCACAAGGTATGTGACATGCTGACCGGGTGGGTTGGCCCCGGTCGGCCATCGGGCCGGGTCGTGGTCGTCGAAATTGACGAAAAGAGCCTGACTCAGTACGGCCGCTGGCCTTGGTCGAGGGAGATATTGGCCCGGCTGACGACACGCCTTCTCGACTCAGGCTCGGCCACCGTCGTCTTCGACATGATGTTCCCGGAAGAAGACGGGAGAGCCCCCGGGGCTCCAAGCGGAGCTGTCGATTCCGGGAGGAGTACCAACGACGTCCTGTTCGCGGACGCGCTTTCCGGCCGGCCGGCGGTGGTCGGATATACGATGAGGTTCGACGGGGGAGCCGTTGACTTGTCTTCCTGCCACCTGCAGTCGCTGCCCCTTGTCGTTCTGGGCCCCAAGGAGTCTGCTGACGCGGCATCATTCCGGGCAGCTGGCGCCGTCTGCAGTGTGCCTCAGATCTCTCAAGCGGCGGCTGGCAAAGGGTTTCTGAACGCGGCCCCCGACAGTGACGGCAAGCTGAGGCGCATTCCGTTGTTGATGGAGCACGATCAGCGATACTATCCCAGCCTGGCTCTAGCGGCGCTGAACGTCTACAGGCACGCATCCACGATGGGGCTGGCAACCGACGCGTTTGGCGCTTCGGAGCTGCGTATGGACGACCGCGCCGTTCCGATGGAAGGGCAGGGATTCCTGCGTCTGCGGTTTCGCGGCGCGGGTAGGACTTTCCCCCATGTTTCGGTGGCCGATGTGTTGGCCAACCGCGTGCCGGATGGGATGTTGCGCGGCCAGATTGCGATCATCGGTGGCTCGGCGCTCGGCCTGCAAAATACGAGCGTGACACCCGTCGATGCCCTCTTTCCGGCCGTCGAGATCCAGGCAACCGCGATCGACAACCTCCTGCAGGGCGACTCGTTCCGGCGCCCTGGAGAGGCCCAGTCGCTCGAGCTGGCCTTGGCGTTGTTGGCGGGCCTAGCCGCCACATATCTGCTCGCCTCTCTGCGGTCTTTGTGGGGCGCGCTAATCACACTGTTCGCGGTTGCAGGGGCCTGGATCGGCTGCGTTTTGCTTCTTCTCGCGACAGGAAACCTGATCTCTCCGCTGCCGGTTTCAACGGCACTCATCGGCACGGTCTCAGTTCTCACGATCGTCAACTATCGATTGGAGAAGAGAAGGGCCGACTGGACGCAACAGCGATTAGCTTCGACAACGGAACGATCGCGAGACGAACTGCGCCAGAGCGAGAACCGTTATCAACAACTCGTTGAGAACGTCAACGACGCCATAATTATGGTTGATCTGGAGAGCCGGCTCTCCTTCGCCAATCGGCGTTTTCTGGAACTATTCGGCCTGGAACACTCGGAGATCCACAATGTGCACCTGGAAGACCATGTCGCTCAAGAGTGGTGTTCGGAACTACGCGAGAAGTACGACCGGCTTTTCCGTGGTGACTCCAGCCACGAGCAGATCGAATATGAAGGCGTGCGCCCGGATGGGACTCGTATATGGATCGAGGCTCTGGTCACCGTAGTCCACGTTCACGGGCGGATCAGCGGAGCCCAGGCCGCACTACGCGACGTCACCGAGCGCAAGCGGATCGAGGCACAGTATCTCCAGGCGCAAAGAATGGAGAGCGTGGGCCGGCTGGCCGGCAGCGTAGCGCACGACTTTAACAATCTTTTGACGGTCATCAACGGCTACAGCGAACTGCTGCTGCAGAGCCTGGGAGCCGGTGACCCTTCCCGGGAGAGTGTCGAGCAGATTCGCGTGGCAGGGGAGCGGGCGACGGAGCTCACGCAGAAGCTTCTGGCCTTCAGCCGCAAGCAACCGGCCCAACTCAAGGTGCTGGATCTGAACGTGGAAGTGGCGGATACGAAGAACATGGTGGGGCGGCTGATGGGCGAGGACATCGGGCTGACCACCGTGCTCAGCCCGAAACCTGGCTATGTCATGGCGGATCCGACCCAGTTGCACCAGGTGTTGATGAATCTGCTCGTGAATGCGCGTGACAGCATGCCGCAAGGAGGGGAAGTCGTCATTGAGACCAGGAACATTGACGTTGACGGGGATTTCGCCGGTCCGCCTGCCGGCTTGGCGCCCGGCTCCTATGTCTACCTGGCCGTCTCCGATACCGGGACGGGGATGACCGAACAGGTGAAGCAGCACATGTTTGAGCCGTTCTTCACCACCAAGGCGCCGGGCAAGGGCACCGGCCTGGGGCTCGCCACGATTCATAGCATCATCCAAAAACACGGGGGCGGAATCGGAGTCAGGAGCGAGTTAGGCAAAGGCAGCAGCTTCCAGATTTATTTGCCGCGTGTCGATGCCGGCCTGGCGGTTCAGTCGAGCGTCAGTGGTCCCGTCGCCGCGCCGCGAGGTTCTCAGACAGTGCTGGTTGTTGATGACCAGGATTCGGTCAGGCAGCTTGTCAGTTCCATCCTGATGTCCCACGGCTACCATGTACTGCAGGCGTCCAGCGGCCCGGCTGCTTTGGCGCTGGCGGCGGAGTACTCCGAGACCATCCATCTGTTGCTGACCGACGTCGTCATGCCCCAGATGAGTGGCCGAGTCCTGGTGGACACGCTCACAGCGGTCCGGCCCGCGATGAAGGTGCTGTACATGTCCGGCTATTCCGGGGAGACCGTTGACAGTCACGGTGTTCTCCTTGCCGGCCTGGAATACCTGGCGAAGCCGTTCACTCCGGCCGCGTTGGCCGAAAAAGTGCGTGCCACTCTGTCCCGTGACGAAGCGCCGGGCAGTAGTCTCGCCGCATCGTCAGGCGGGAACTAG
- a CDS encoding OmpA family protein, translated as MLAVLFLGGCARKRPQAPPPPPPVKQNVVVLLPEPDGKPSRIAVTNSAGTRDLDQPYQAVTVQRADAAPSTPFVMTQAEVRRLFGAALDVLPPTEVQFVLYFQEGRDTLIPESEAQLPAIITAIQERHSTAITVTGHTDTTADPQFNYELGLRRAQTVARILTGKGVAASDVFVASHGQADLLVKTPNGVAEQRNRRVEVIVR; from the coding sequence GTGCTAGCAGTCCTCTTCCTCGGAGGATGCGCGCGCAAACGTCCTCAGGCTCCTCCGCCCCCGCCCCCCGTCAAGCAGAACGTCGTCGTCCTGCTTCCTGAACCTGACGGGAAGCCCAGCCGGATCGCCGTCACGAACTCCGCCGGCACGAGGGATCTGGACCAACCGTATCAGGCAGTTACGGTGCAGCGAGCCGATGCTGCGCCGAGCACTCCGTTTGTGATGACTCAAGCGGAAGTGAGGCGCTTGTTCGGAGCGGCTCTGGACGTTCTCCCTCCCACCGAGGTTCAGTTCGTCCTTTATTTCCAGGAGGGCCGGGATACACTGATCCCGGAGTCGGAAGCTCAACTCCCCGCGATCATCACCGCCATTCAAGAACGGCACTCGACCGCGATCACAGTTACCGGGCACACGGACACGACTGCTGACCCGCAGTTCAACTACGAGCTTGGGCTGAGGCGAGCTCAGACCGTGGCGAGGATCCTTACGGGGAAGGGCGTCGCCGCATCCGATGTCTTTGTGGCATCTCACGGACAGGCCGACCTATTGGTCAAGACACCCAACGGGGTCGCCGAACAGCGCAACCGCCGAGTGGAAGTGATTGTTCGCTAG
- a CDS encoding FecR domain-containing protein: MNRLSSLLLFCLALSAQGTDNIVGSVKVAQGGVEVRRGTQTIRVHEGLHLLLDDTLLTSADGRLGAILQDGTRLSLGPKSELQISRFVYQPVEGKFGLLLRLARGALCYVSGKIARFASESVSVETPVGVVGLRGTHLAISIEGQ; encoded by the coding sequence ATGAATCGTCTTTCGTCGTTGCTCCTGTTTTGCCTGGCTCTCTCAGCTCAAGGCACCGACAACATTGTCGGTAGCGTCAAGGTGGCGCAGGGGGGTGTTGAAGTACGCCGGGGCACGCAAACGATTCGTGTTCATGAAGGCCTCCACCTGCTCCTGGACGACACCCTATTAACATCCGCGGACGGTCGATTAGGGGCAATTCTCCAGGATGGCACGCGACTCTCCCTTGGGCCGAAGTCCGAGCTGCAGATTAGTCGCTTTGTGTACCAACCGGTAGAGGGGAAGTTCGGCCTGCTGTTGCGTCTCGCGAGGGGTGCATTGTGTTATGTGTCTGGAAAGATCGCCCGGTTTGCATCAGAGTCTGTCAGCGTGGAAACACCCGTGGGCGTTGTTGGACTTAGAGGAACCCACCTTGCCATTTCGATCGAAGGGCAGTAA
- a CDS encoding alpha/beta hydrolase, whose protein sequence is MPRRRKWRRVLLGALLAALSMVFLVPAGVNAWLDRGVVPMTTQQKRVTSKDGTIIAYETSGSGPALVIVSAALADRTGTTRLANHLARHFTVVNYDRRGRGQSSDTPPYAVEREVEDIETLIEAEGGSTFVFGSSSGAVLALDAASRLGPKVQRLFLYEPPFIVDTSRPPMPRDFSHQVSGLVSSGQRNDAVKLFFAKGMGLPGFAVTMMRWLMPGWSKMASVAHTIPYDLAVLDGTQSGEPLPAGRWSGTTAPTLVEVGSRSEPFFHAGARALVPLLAHANYRALDGRDHSAILMATKALSDEITPFFLSAR, encoded by the coding sequence GTGCCAAGGCGGCGAAAGTGGCGGCGGGTCCTCCTGGGAGCGCTGCTCGCTGCCCTGTCGATGGTCTTTCTGGTGCCCGCCGGAGTGAATGCCTGGTTGGACAGGGGGGTGGTTCCGATGACGACCCAGCAGAAGCGTGTGACTTCGAAGGATGGCACGATCATTGCATACGAGACCTCGGGGAGCGGGCCCGCCCTGGTCATCGTCTCGGCCGCGCTGGCCGACCGGACGGGCACTACCCGATTGGCGAACCATCTTGCCCGGCACTTCACGGTGGTGAACTACGACCGGCGCGGACGCGGCCAGAGCAGCGACACTCCGCCGTATGCCGTGGAGCGGGAGGTAGAGGATATTGAGACGTTGATCGAGGCGGAAGGTGGTTCGACGTTCGTGTTCGGAAGTTCCTCGGGCGCCGTCCTAGCCCTGGACGCGGCCAGCCGGTTAGGCCCCAAGGTGCAGAGGCTCTTCCTGTACGAACCACCCTTCATCGTCGACACCAGCCGGCCGCCGATGCCCCGGGATTTCAGCCATCAGGTCAGTGGCCTCGTGTCCTCCGGCCAACGCAACGATGCGGTGAAGCTATTCTTTGCCAAGGGGATGGGGTTACCGGGCTTCGCGGTGACGATGATGCGCTGGTTGATGCCGGGATGGTCGAAGATGGCATCGGTGGCTCACACAATTCCATATGACCTGGCTGTGCTGGACGGAACCCAGTCCGGCGAGCCCCTGCCCGCGGGCAGGTGGTCCGGGACGACGGCGCCGACTTTGGTGGAAGTCGGCAGCCGGAGCGAGCCATTCTTTCATGCCGGCGCGCGGGCCCTGGTGCCGCTGCTGGCACATGCGAACTACCGGGCGCTGGACGGCAGGGACCATTCCGCGATTCTGATGGCCACCAAGGCTTTGTCGGACGAGATCACGCCATTCTTCCTAAGCGCACGGTAG
- a CDS encoding SRPBCC family protein codes for MKNTGTLAVSLPSDCEIALTRVFQAPRQLVYDSFSKPEILKRWFGPRGWSLVTCDVDPRLGGGFRFVLQNTEGRTLGMRGVYRELAPPERSVHMESFDDFPGEARVTTVFTERDGQTTLVATILYASKDVRDAVIRSGMEHGAAESYDRLAELLDSEKGRP; via the coding sequence ATGAAGAACACTGGAACATTGGCTGTCAGTCTACCGAGCGATTGTGAGATCGCCCTTACGCGCGTCTTCCAGGCTCCTCGGCAACTGGTCTACGACTCATTCAGCAAGCCGGAGATTCTGAAGCGGTGGTTCGGGCCGCGCGGATGGTCGCTGGTTACCTGCGACGTGGATCCTCGGTTGGGCGGCGGCTTCCGTTTCGTCCTGCAGAACACCGAAGGCCGTACGCTGGGGATGCGCGGAGTCTATCGCGAACTGGCCCCGCCGGAGCGCTCCGTCCATATGGAGTCATTCGACGATTTTCCCGGCGAGGCGCGAGTCACCACCGTTTTTACGGAGCGGGACGGGCAGACCACACTGGTCGCGACCATCCTGTACGCCTCAAAAGACGTGCGCGATGCGGTGATTCGATCCGGCATGGAGCATGGCGCCGCGGAGAGTTACGACCGGCTGGCCGAGTTGCTGGACTCTGAGAAAGGGCGTCCTTGA
- a CDS encoding metalloregulator ArsR/SmtB family transcription factor, whose amino-acid sequence MLETFRALAEPSRLQIVDLLFREPLPVGEVARRLGLRQPQASKHLHALGASGLVEVRADAQRRIYALRAQPFRELDAWLERYRALWEEQFERLDQVLRELQAEQSPVQNTAKPARRPARKSPRK is encoded by the coding sequence ATGCTGGAAACATTCAGGGCTCTGGCGGAACCAAGCCGGCTCCAGATCGTCGATCTCCTCTTTCGCGAGCCGCTGCCCGTCGGCGAAGTTGCCAGGCGATTGGGCCTCCGGCAGCCACAGGCGTCGAAGCATCTGCATGCGTTGGGCGCATCGGGGCTGGTGGAGGTGCGCGCGGACGCGCAACGCCGCATCTATGCATTGCGCGCACAACCATTTCGCGAACTCGACGCGTGGCTTGAGCGCTATCGCGCTCTTTGGGAAGAGCAGTTTGAACGTCTCGATCAGGTCCTGCGGGAGTTGCAGGCGGAGCAGTCGCCTGTCCAGAACACGGCTAAACCGGCGCGCCGCCCAGCTCGAAAATCCCCTCGAAAGTGA
- a CDS encoding ABC transporter permease, producing the protein MNAFAWIAQFAQDLRFGARSLAQARVFTAIAIGSLALGIGGSTAMYSVLHAVIIDPFPYKDPEHLMSVSVRGQRGGNGSYYTIDQFLEIARRNTVFSGVIASTWSDVTMKDSGEPQRLRGNHCTMNTFEVMGVPPLIGRATAPSDEAETAEPVVLLGYKFWQRQFGGDPGVLGRKLRLNDKTRTIIGVMPQRFMWRGADVYLPDVLRAGQTLEGEDNVHLMARLKPGITREQAAAALRPIFEDLQHKTPDEFPKEWRLRLQSFGETFPSGIQDELWILFGAVGLLLLIACVNVSNLLLSRGAYRRREIAIRAAMGAGRFRIVRQLLAESVVLALGGAAVGVILAFACLRGILAVIPPNTIPDEAEISLNAPVLLFSLAVSLAVSLLFGLTPALHLAGGDLLKPLKEAGRGLSGGLRQKWMRSALVVAEVALSLVLLVGASLMIRTLLSIQGADLSFRPDRILTLRIPFSEQRYPDAERRNAFLQDVLRRMKSAPGVLAVGINSGLPPVYNWSAPIEAVGRPQQESRPVLLQQINADYPRVVGLRLAQGRFPTETEIGLRTHSITVNKTLARQYFPEGKAVGQLIRIPRMRSAPVNLADDSFQIVGVVDDIVNRASSNEIWPELYMPYTITAGADRIFALGAGSPAALAAGLKAQVYAVDPGQPLMDVKSMETLLAENVYARPRFNLILLTVFAVLGLVLALFGIYGVISNVVAQQTREIGIRIALGATFRQVISMVLGIGVRLLAAGVVVGLAASLASVKLLSGLVRNVSTFDPYSFVGVTLLLFAAGLFASFWPARRAARVDPMTVLRDQ; encoded by the coding sequence GTGAACGCTTTCGCCTGGATCGCTCAGTTCGCCCAGGACCTCCGCTTCGGTGCGCGCAGCCTGGCCCAGGCCCGCGTATTTACCGCCATCGCCATCGGCTCGCTGGCACTGGGTATCGGCGGCAGCACCGCCATGTACAGCGTGCTGCACGCGGTCATCATCGACCCCTTTCCCTACAAAGACCCTGAGCACCTGATGAGCGTCTCCGTGCGCGGCCAACGCGGCGGCAACGGTAGCTACTACACCATCGATCAGTTCCTGGAGATCGCCCGGCGCAACACGGTCTTCAGCGGCGTCATCGCCTCCACATGGTCCGACGTCACCATGAAGGACTCGGGCGAGCCGCAGCGCCTGCGTGGCAACCACTGCACCATGAACACGTTCGAGGTCATGGGCGTGCCGCCCCTCATCGGCCGGGCCACCGCTCCCTCCGACGAGGCCGAGACAGCGGAACCCGTGGTTCTCCTCGGTTACAAGTTCTGGCAGCGGCAGTTCGGCGGGGATCCCGGAGTCCTCGGCCGCAAGCTGCGACTCAACGACAAAACGCGCACCATCATCGGCGTAATGCCCCAGCGGTTCATGTGGCGCGGGGCCGATGTTTACCTGCCCGACGTCCTTCGCGCCGGTCAGACCCTGGAGGGCGAAGATAACGTCCACCTGATGGCCCGCCTGAAACCAGGCATCACCCGCGAGCAGGCAGCCGCCGCGTTGCGGCCGATCTTCGAGGACCTCCAACACAAAACCCCCGACGAGTTCCCCAAGGAGTGGCGCCTCCGTCTCCAATCGTTCGGCGAGACCTTCCCCAGCGGGATTCAGGATGAACTCTGGATCCTCTTCGGCGCGGTGGGGCTACTGCTGTTGATCGCCTGCGTGAACGTGTCCAACCTGCTACTGTCGCGCGGCGCCTATCGCCGGCGCGAAATCGCCATCCGCGCGGCCATGGGTGCCGGCCGCTTCCGGATTGTGCGACAGTTACTGGCGGAAAGTGTCGTGCTCGCCCTGGGTGGCGCGGCGGTGGGCGTCATCCTCGCGTTCGCCTGCCTGCGCGGCATCCTGGCCGTCATCCCGCCGAATACCATTCCGGACGAGGCCGAGATCTCGCTGAACGCTCCGGTGCTGTTGTTCTCCCTGGCCGTCTCGCTGGCGGTCTCCCTGCTCTTCGGGCTCACCCCAGCCCTACACCTGGCCGGCGGTGATCTTCTGAAGCCGCTGAAGGAAGCCGGCCGCGGCCTCTCCGGCGGCCTGCGCCAGAAGTGGATGCGGAGTGCGCTGGTGGTGGCCGAGGTCGCACTCTCACTCGTCTTGCTGGTCGGAGCCAGCCTCATGATCCGAACCCTCCTCTCCATCCAGGGCGCCGATCTCAGTTTTCGCCCGGACCGCATCCTTACCCTGCGCATTCCTTTCTCTGAACAGCGCTACCCCGACGCCGAACGCCGTAACGCATTCCTCCAGGACGTGTTGCGCCGGATGAAGTCGGCGCCCGGCGTGCTGGCCGTGGGCATCAACTCGGGTCTGCCGCCCGTCTATAACTGGTCCGCCCCCATCGAAGCCGTCGGCCGGCCCCAACAGGAGAGCCGGCCCGTGCTGCTGCAGCAGATCAACGCCGACTACCCGCGGGTCGTGGGCCTGCGCCTTGCTCAAGGCAGGTTCCCCACCGAGACCGAGATCGGACTGCGGACGCACAGCATCACCGTGAACAAGACCCTGGCGCGCCAATACTTCCCGGAAGGCAAGGCGGTGGGACAGCTGATCCGCATTCCCAGGATGCGTAGCGCCCCGGTGAACCTGGCGGATGATTCCTTCCAGATCGTGGGCGTCGTCGACGACATCGTCAACCGCGCCTCTTCCAACGAGATCTGGCCCGAACTGTACATGCCCTACACGATCACCGCCGGCGCGGACCGCATTTTCGCGCTCGGCGCCGGCAGTCCCGCCGCCCTGGCCGCCGGCTTGAAGGCGCAAGTCTACGCGGTCGATCCGGGCCAGCCGCTAATGGACGTGAAGTCGATGGAGACACTGCTGGCCGAAAACGTCTATGCCCGCCCGCGCTTCAATCTGATCCTGCTCACCGTCTTTGCGGTGCTCGGGTTGGTGCTGGCCTTGTTCGGCATCTATGGCGTGATCTCGAATGTGGTGGCACAGCAGACCCGGGAAATCGGTATCCGCATTGCGCTGGGCGCCACGTTCCGTCAGGTGATTTCGATGGTACTGGGCATCGGAGTCCGCCTGCTCGCCGCGGGTGTGGTGGTCGGGTTGGCCGCCAGTCTGGCCTCGGTCAAACTCTTGTCCGGCCTGGTGCGCAACGTGTCCACCTTCGACCCCTACTCCTTCGTCGGTGTCACGCTCCTCCTCTTCGCGGCCGGTCTGTTTGCCAGCTTCTGGCCCGCGCGCCGCGCAGCCAGGGTGGATCCAATGACAGTGCTTCGCGACCAGTAA
- a CDS encoding ADOP family duplicated permease → MPDDSLSLKLYRRLLRFYPAGFRENYGEPLEREFRDELRESRGRAALGRLWVRLIADLAISIPAQLAREAAQDASHTFRLWARRPWHTTFAILALAVGIGANTGVFSVVNALLLRSLPFQEPGRLAALTNFFAPHDSVKQFHDWRAQSSYLADTALFETFDVNLGGAGEWRRAHAAQVSWNFFAVLGAQPVLGRGFAPGDDANGTGWGQGGRNAVTVISYGLWQALYGGGAKALGATIRVDGHPLTVVGIAPPGFEYPSRAALWKPAAFSPGNNGWEVIARLKPGITWPQARQAFAAEAERLWPNRTPHQRIQFPSRMNELRDELAGPTKKASLVLMACVVLILLLACTNVANLLLARTADRAMELSIRSALGASRARLSQQLLTECVLLSLAASVAGIVVAIWAASLAAKVQPAPIAAQEYSILDGRVLFFTIAVSLFSGLLFGLLPSLYAGRAFTFEARGSGCTHGSRLLRESLIAAQVVLTLVLLVSSLSVGRAFAHLMHTDRGFAPQGLVTVNVSLEGTIHGGGPRGLSYFQQALDRVRRLPGVHSASATEFLPLYANGFIGGTFSMDGRRASESSMVVPVMPDYFQTMGGQILAGREFTEAELRGNAKLAIVNERFASEFGPPADAVGHTIAIGSNSPRTIVGVAKGMDYTTNGANGAQVFVPSQSPGGFFSTIVVRVDGRAEEHLSMVRDAIQSVDPTVPVFGAKTMQQRLEDALARPQFYRTAVVCFTSFGLLLVVIGIYGVVSYAVTQRTHEMGVRMALGTTPSDLRGAILRQGLVTVGAGAVPGVAAAFLSGRFLEGLVEGAKPADAASYAASVLVIAAIAAAGIWAATRPIARLDIIEILRSE, encoded by the coding sequence ATGCCTGACGATTCCCTTTCCCTGAAGTTGTACCGACGGCTGCTAAGATTCTATCCGGCAGGATTTCGAGAGAACTATGGCGAACCGCTGGAACGCGAGTTCCGCGACGAACTCCGGGAATCCAGGGGCCGCGCGGCGCTGGGCCGGCTGTGGGTCCGCCTCATCGCAGATCTGGCCATCTCGATTCCCGCACAACTCGCTCGCGAGGCGGCCCAGGATGCCAGCCACACATTCCGTTTGTGGGCCCGCCGCCCATGGCACACCACGTTCGCGATCCTCGCGTTGGCCGTCGGGATCGGAGCAAATACAGGCGTCTTCAGCGTCGTCAACGCCCTGCTGCTCCGCTCGCTGCCCTTCCAGGAACCGGGACGTCTGGCCGCCCTCACCAACTTCTTCGCACCCCACGACAGCGTGAAGCAGTTTCACGACTGGCGCGCACAGAGCTCCTACCTCGCCGACACCGCGCTCTTCGAGACGTTCGATGTGAACCTGGGCGGGGCCGGTGAGTGGCGCCGCGCCCACGCCGCCCAGGTCTCCTGGAACTTCTTCGCGGTGCTGGGCGCCCAACCCGTGTTGGGACGTGGGTTCGCCCCCGGAGATGACGCCAATGGGACCGGGTGGGGTCAGGGAGGGCGCAACGCCGTAACCGTCATCAGCTATGGACTCTGGCAGGCGCTGTACGGCGGCGGAGCAAAGGCCCTTGGCGCCACCATCCGAGTCGACGGACACCCTCTCACCGTGGTCGGAATTGCCCCACCCGGATTCGAATACCCCAGCCGGGCCGCTCTCTGGAAGCCGGCGGCATTCAGCCCGGGCAACAATGGGTGGGAGGTGATCGCCCGGCTGAAGCCCGGCATCACCTGGCCCCAGGCCCGTCAGGCATTCGCAGCGGAGGCCGAGCGTCTGTGGCCCAACCGCACTCCCCACCAGAGGATCCAGTTCCCCTCCCGGATGAACGAGCTGCGGGATGAGCTCGCCGGCCCGACCAAGAAAGCCTCCCTCGTCCTGATGGCCTGCGTGGTGCTCATCCTGCTCCTGGCATGCACGAATGTGGCGAACCTGTTGCTCGCCCGCACGGCCGATCGTGCCATGGAGCTTTCCATCCGCTCCGCCCTGGGCGCCAGCCGGGCGCGACTTTCACAACAGCTGCTCACGGAATGCGTCCTGCTCTCGCTGGCGGCGTCCGTCGCCGGAATCGTGGTCGCCATCTGGGCCGCCTCTCTTGCAGCCAAGGTCCAGCCAGCGCCCATTGCCGCGCAGGAGTACTCGATCCTCGATGGCCGCGTGCTTTTCTTTACCATAGCCGTCTCGCTGTTCAGCGGGTTGTTGTTCGGACTCCTGCCGTCGCTGTACGCGGGCCGTGCCTTCACTTTTGAGGCACGGGGCTCCGGCTGCACTCATGGCTCGCGTCTGCTCCGAGAATCACTGATAGCGGCCCAGGTCGTGCTCACTCTCGTGCTTCTCGTTTCGTCCCTGTCCGTGGGCCGCGCATTTGCCCATTTGATGCACACAGACCGAGGCTTCGCGCCGCAGGGCCTGGTCACGGTCAACGTCTCGCTGGAAGGGACCATCCATGGCGGCGGCCCACGCGGCCTCAGCTATTTCCAGCAGGCGCTCGACCGCGTGCGCCGGCTTCCCGGAGTCCACAGCGCCAGCGCAACTGAATTTCTCCCGCTGTATGCCAACGGCTTCATCGGCGGAACTTTTAGCATGGACGGGCGGCGCGCCAGCGAAAGCTCGATGGTCGTCCCTGTAATGCCGGACTACTTCCAAACCATGGGCGGACAAATCCTCGCCGGACGCGAATTCACCGAAGCCGAACTCCGCGGCAACGCCAAGCTGGCCATTGTGAACGAGCGGTTTGCGAGCGAATTCGGGCCGCCCGCCGACGCCGTGGGGCACACGATCGCCATCGGATCGAATTCACCCCGAACGATCGTGGGCGTCGCGAAAGGCATGGACTACACGACAAACGGGGCAAATGGCGCCCAGGTCTTTGTCCCGTCGCAATCGCCGGGCGGCTTCTTCTCCACGATTGTGGTCCGCGTGGATGGACGTGCGGAAGAGCACCTCAGCATGGTTCGCGATGCCATTCAATCGGTGGATCCAACAGTCCCCGTCTTCGGTGCGAAAACGATGCAGCAGCGACTGGAAGACGCGTTGGCCCGGCCGCAGTTCTACCGGACAGCGGTAGTCTGCTTCACCTCCTTCGGACTTCTACTGGTTGTCATCGGCATCTACGGTGTCGTCTCGTACGCCGTCACCCAGAGAACCCACGAGATGGGCGTCCGGATGGCATTGGGCACTACCCCGTCCGACCTGCGAGGCGCCATCCTGAGACAAGGCTTGGTCACGGTTGGCGCCGGTGCCGTGCCCGGAGTAGCCGCTGCCTTTCTCAGCGGGCGATTTCTGGAGGGTCTCGTGGAAGGCGCGAAACCCGCCGATGCCGCCAGTTATGCGGCGTCAGTTCTGGTCATCGCCGCGATCGCGGCAGCGGGCATCTGGGCGGCAACCCGGCCCATTGCCCGCCTCGACATCATCGAAATCCTCCGAAGCGAATAG